The following nucleotide sequence is from Chloracidobacterium validum.
GACCTCACGCCGGGCAAAGACCAAATCCCAGTAAGCCGACTGAACCTGCGCCACAATGTCAATGACGCGCTGCCGAAACTGCGAATCCGACAGCGTCAGGCGCTTTTTCGCCAGCTCGATCTGGCGCCGCGACTCATCCGTCCGAAGGTTGCGAAATAGTGGCTGCGTGAACGTAAACGTCACTTGGGAGGTAAAGAGCGGGTTCACGCCGGCAAAGATATTGGTGGTGTCCTGGCGCGCCAGGGTGACTTCCGCACCAACGCGACCGCCAGTCATCAACGGCTTCGTGAAGGCAAAGGCATTCTGCGCGGTGCGCAGCTCGACCGCGCCATTTTCATCCGCGCCGGCAAAGGGATTGACCGCTGGATTGCGGAGCGCCGCGTACGAAAACTGATTGGTCAACGTGATGTCGTAAAAACCCTTGGTGCGTGTCACATCAAAGGCCGCCTGCTGGACGGCAATCCGCTGAATTTCAACTTCTGGATTGGCGCGCAAGGCCATCAAGATGGCATCGCGCAAGGCCAGCGGACGGCTCAATCCGGGTGTCACGCCGACTCGTGGTTCGAGCGCTGCCTGGCGGCGGGCTTGCTCGGTGAGGTCTTGCTCCGGCGGCGCGGGCGATTGGTTCACGTCCGTCTCCACCGGACGAACGATTCCGGCGACCAGACGCTGGGTCACTGGGGTGGTCTCTGGCGGGCCAGCTTCCGGGGAACGTTCCTGTGCCGATACGGCTGTTTGCGCCAGTCCGACGGCAACCAGCGCGATCCAGGCCCATGTGCTGTGACGATGCATGTTCATAAACTCACCATTTCAATCGTTTGATTGAAACACTTGTTTGAGACATTTTCTATGCTTCCTGGTTGCTCCCGTCAAGTGTGATTCCCCACTCGACCGGCAACGGTCGTTGGCGGCGAGCACAGCCTCTCAACCAAGCGCAGCCTCTCAACCAAGCACAGCCTCTCAACCGAGCGCCCACTGGCGTGTTACGTCCGAAACAGTCGCTCTCTCAACGCAGGCGTGTTCTATGTTACCCTTTGGTTTACTTGCCTAAACGTTTACTGATTGAGACTGCATTCCAGCCACGTCTCAAAACTTTCCACGCGACCCAGACGTACTTGTGAGCAAAGGAGAGCAGCATCATGCAGGATATCGCCGAGTATCTATGGATGGCCTGGCTCATCCTGGCGGCCGTGTTTGCCGTGGCCGAAATCTCGACGGTGAGCTTCATTGCGCTGTGGTTTGGGATTGGCGCCGGGGCAGCCGCTTTGGTTGCGGCCCTTGGTTTCAGCCTTCCCATCCAACTGCTTACATTTGTTGGGGCTTCAACCGCCCTGACGCTGAGCACGCGACGCATTTTCCTGCGCTGGCTCAACCAATCCACCGCGCCCGTCTCCCCACCTGACGAAGTAGGTCTGATTGGGAAACGAGGCTTGGTGGTGACGGGAAGTAGGGGTTCGCGGAGCGCAGCCGAGGTTGAACTCGACGGCACAGTATGGACGGCGCTTCCGGTAACCGGAGATCAGCTCACGCTGGGCGAAGAGTGTGAGGTCGTCCGCATCGAGGGCAACCAGCTTCACGTGCGACCGGTTCAGCAAACACCAGATTGGAAAGCCCTCAAGCAAACCAATGAGAGACAAGTCAGTTAGCGGAAACCAGTTGGAAGTAGCGTACCCGTTGTTAGCCAAACTTGGCGGGATAACTTAGGAGGTTGTCATGGAAGGCTTTCTGTTGCTTTTTGGTATCTTCATCACCATTGTGGTTTTGATTTTTCTGGCAAGTGCCGTTCGGATCGTACCGCAGATGCAGGTTTTGGTCCTGGAGCGACTTGGTAAGTATGCGGGGATTCTCGGCAGCGGCCCACACCTTATCGTGCCATTCATTGACGCGCCGCGAAGTGTCACCTGGACAGGCTTTCCATTTGGCATGAAGTACATTGACCTCCGCGAGCAATACACCGACCTTCCAATGCAACCAGTCATTACCAAGGACAACGTCACGGTTGGGGTAGATTCCGTCATCTACTGGCAGATTACCGATCCCTATAAAGCGGTGTACGAAGTCTCTGATCTGTCGGGTGGCATCATCCAGTTGACCATCACGGCCATGCGGAGCGTGATGGGTGAAATGGACCTAGATGAAACACTCTCGTCGCGTGATGTCATCAACAGCAAGCTGCGGATGGTTATGGATGGCGCGACCAACAAATGGGGTGTCAAGGTCACGCGCGTCGAAGTTCGTAACATCAACCCGCCGGAAGATGTACGGGTCACGATGGAAAAGCAGATGACGGCCGAACGCAACCGCCGCGCCCTCGTGCTTCAGGCCGAAGGCGAAAAGCAGGCCGCGATCACCCGCGCCGAAGGTGAGCGCGAAGCGGCCATTGCCCGCGCCGAAGGCGAACGCCAGATGCAAATTCTGCGCGCCGATGGCGCGGCCCAGGCTCGGCTTCGGGCGGCTGATGCCGAAGCTAAATCCATTCAAATGATTGCCCAGTCGCTCGCCGGCGCCGGCAACCCAGCCCATTACTTGATTATGGGGCGCTACATCGAGTCCCTGCGTGACATGGCC
It contains:
- a CDS encoding NfeD family protein, whose amino-acid sequence is MQDIAEYLWMAWLILAAVFAVAEISTVSFIALWFGIGAGAAALVAALGFSLPIQLLTFVGASTALTLSTRRIFLRWLNQSTAPVSPPDEVGLIGKRGLVVTGSRGSRSAAEVELDGTVWTALPVTGDQLTLGEECEVVRIEGNQLHVRPVQQTPDWKALKQTNERQVS
- a CDS encoding SPFH domain-containing protein codes for the protein MEGFLLLFGIFITIVVLIFLASAVRIVPQMQVLVLERLGKYAGILGSGPHLIVPFIDAPRSVTWTGFPFGMKYIDLREQYTDLPMQPVITKDNVTVGVDSVIYWQITDPYKAVYEVSDLSGGIIQLTITAMRSVMGEMDLDETLSSRDVINSKLRMVMDGATNKWGVKVTRVEVRNINPPEDVRVTMEKQMTAERNRRALVLQAEGEKQAAITRAEGEREAAIARAEGERQMQILRADGAAQARLRAADAEAKSIQMIAQSLAGAGNPAHYLIMGRYIESLRDMAQSQNSKVVFMPVEASNVLSSVGMFKEMFTDNTANATPPNQLPPQAPAPARTAIPTSPPPQYVQR